In Gemmatimonadota bacterium, one DNA window encodes the following:
- a CDS encoding helicase → MSAKKAEGRRKKGEADDTVVLEEADAPGFHGETDRLAPGAANAIRSAIRLAGQREVCFVCTINDDGIVQTARVVARGDVRSVLALPGFANRGELLVHNHPSGWLEPSGADLEVAARMHDDGIGFAIVDNDAGRLYVVVEVPRAPKRVELAPGDVAGILGPDGPIAHKLGRYEDRPSQREMARLIAQLFSRGGVGLIEAGTGVGKSLGYLVPALRWAAESGERTVVSTNTITLQEQLTGKDLPFLEETLTDQKVRFALLKGWRNYLCLLRLEQARLQGASLFDEGAQAELATIEAWAEKTQDGSLADLPTPPKAEVWDEVAAEGDLCTRLRCAHFEKCFAFKARRAAAQADVIVVNHHLLMADLAVRRASQRWDDAAVLPAYKRLIIDEGHHLEDAAADHLGQSVSRRGLERLFARLERRGKGLLPALERALSKGSDLLSVASLDLVRARLVPSLDAARAKSTALCDLLGTWMGDRRESQVRLTDSFDDDPIWRAGLTAALDDLLGEIELLGDGLRMVRERLETDEKRADELAPLLNEVRGVARRLQTSGDALRVALKPDREGTPRVRWLELRGSERNIGATAVPLDLAPLLREDLFRRVETAIITSATLAVGDGFAFITKRLGLDDEELEPMTAQLASPFDYPRQSMLAIPSDFPAPNTDGPKHLQRAIDAAIDLIGFSGGGVFVLFTSHRDVKEAARIFRERGVAGRHALLVHGEAPRDDLLRRFRDHGDAVLVGTASFWEGVDVPGRALRGLVLGKIPFRVPTEPITAAQCEAIEAEGRSSFDEYMIPHAALRLKQGFGRLIRTGTDRGAVVICDPRVVTKGYGRRLIEGLPPATRIQGPWAMLREELAAFYRQSETGGKG, encoded by the coding sequence GTGAGCGCGAAGAAGGCGGAAGGCAGAAGGAAGAAGGGGGAAGCGGACGACACGGTGGTGCTCGAGGAGGCGGACGCGCCGGGGTTCCACGGCGAGACCGATCGGCTCGCCCCCGGCGCCGCCAACGCCATCCGCTCCGCGATCCGCCTCGCCGGCCAGCGCGAGGTCTGCTTCGTCTGCACCATCAACGACGACGGCATCGTCCAGACGGCGCGCGTCGTCGCGCGCGGTGATGTGCGGAGCGTGCTCGCGCTCCCCGGCTTCGCCAATCGCGGCGAGCTCCTCGTGCACAACCATCCCTCGGGGTGGCTGGAGCCGAGCGGCGCCGACCTCGAGGTCGCCGCGCGGATGCACGACGACGGGATCGGCTTCGCCATCGTCGACAACGACGCCGGCCGGCTCTACGTCGTCGTCGAGGTGCCGCGGGCGCCCAAGCGCGTCGAGCTCGCGCCGGGCGATGTCGCGGGGATCCTCGGGCCCGACGGACCGATCGCCCACAAGCTCGGCCGCTACGAGGACCGTCCCAGCCAGCGCGAGATGGCGCGCCTCATCGCGCAGCTCTTCTCCCGTGGCGGCGTCGGCCTGATCGAGGCCGGCACCGGCGTGGGCAAGTCGCTCGGCTATCTCGTGCCCGCGCTGCGATGGGCCGCCGAGAGCGGCGAGCGCACCGTCGTGAGCACCAACACCATCACGCTGCAGGAGCAGCTCACGGGGAAGGACCTGCCGTTCCTCGAGGAGACGCTCACCGACCAGAAGGTGCGCTTCGCGCTGCTCAAGGGCTGGCGCAACTATCTCTGCCTCCTGCGCCTCGAGCAGGCGCGGCTGCAGGGCGCATCGCTCTTCGACGAGGGCGCGCAGGCCGAGCTCGCGACCATCGAGGCGTGGGCGGAGAAGACGCAGGACGGCTCGCTCGCCGACCTGCCGACGCCGCCCAAGGCCGAGGTGTGGGACGAGGTCGCCGCCGAGGGCGACCTCTGCACGCGGCTGCGGTGCGCGCACTTCGAGAAGTGCTTCGCCTTCAAGGCGCGCCGCGCCGCCGCGCAGGCCGACGTCATCGTCGTGAACCATCACCTGCTCATGGCCGACCTCGCGGTGCGCCGCGCCTCGCAGCGCTGGGACGACGCGGCCGTGCTGCCGGCCTACAAGCGGCTGATCATCGACGAGGGGCATCACCTCGAGGATGCCGCGGCCGATCACCTCGGACAGTCGGTCTCGCGGCGCGGGCTCGAGCGGCTCTTCGCGCGCCTCGAACGGCGCGGGAAGGGCCTCCTCCCCGCGCTCGAGCGCGCCCTCTCCAAGGGGAGCGACCTGCTCAGCGTCGCGAGCCTCGACCTCGTGCGCGCGCGCCTCGTGCCGTCGCTCGACGCGGCGCGCGCCAAGAGCACCGCGCTCTGCGACCTCCTCGGCACCTGGATGGGCGACCGGCGCGAGTCGCAGGTGCGGCTCACCGACAGCTTCGACGACGATCCCATCTGGCGCGCCGGGCTCACCGCCGCGCTCGACGACCTGCTCGGCGAGATCGAGCTCCTCGGCGACGGCCTGCGCATGGTGCGCGAGCGCTTGGAGACCGACGAGAAGCGCGCCGACGAACTCGCGCCGTTGCTCAACGAGGTGCGCGGCGTCGCGCGCCGGCTCCAGACCTCCGGTGACGCGCTCCGCGTCGCGCTCAAGCCCGATCGCGAGGGGACGCCGCGCGTGCGCTGGCTCGAACTGCGCGGCAGCGAGCGGAACATCGGCGCGACGGCGGTGCCGCTCGACCTCGCGCCGCTGCTCCGCGAGGACCTCTTCCGGCGCGTCGAGACCGCGATCATCACGAGCGCCACGCTCGCGGTGGGGGATGGCTTCGCGTTCATCACCAAGCGGTTGGGGCTCGACGACGAGGAGCTCGAGCCGATGACGGCGCAGCTCGCGTCTCCGTTCGACTACCCGCGGCAGTCGATGCTCGCCATCCCGAGCGACTTCCCGGCCCCCAACACCGACGGGCCCAAGCATCTCCAGCGCGCCATCGACGCCGCGATCGACCTCATCGGGTTCTCGGGGGGCGGCGTCTTCGTGCTCTTTACGAGCCACCGCGACGTGAAGGAGGCGGCGCGCATCTTCCGCGAGCGTGGCGTGGCCGGCCGGCACGCGCTCCTCGTGCACGGCGAGGCGCCGCGCGATGACCTGCTGCGCCGCTTCCGCGACCACGGCGACGCCGTCCTCGTGGGGACGGCCAGCTTCTGGGAGGGCGTGGACGTCCCGGGCCGGGCGCTGCGGGGACTCGTGCTCGGGAAGATCCCGTTCCGCGTCCCCACCGAGCCCATCACCGCGGCGCAGTGCGAGGCGATCGAGGCCGAGGGGCGCAGCTCGTTCGACGAGTACATGATCCCCCACGCCGCGCTGCGGCTCAAGCAGGGGTTCGGGCGGCTCATCCGCACCGGGACCGACCGCGGGGCGGTGGTCATCTGCGACCCGCGGGTGGTAACGAAGGGCTACGGGCGGCGTCTCATCGAGGGACTCCCCCCGGCGACCCGCATCCAGGGCCCCTGGGCGATGCTCCGCGAGGAGCTGGCGGCCTTCTACCGGCAGTCCGAAACGGGCGGAAAGGGGTAG
- a CDS encoding Hpt domain-containing protein yields the protein MPTTLPADARPAVDEIRSIGGDELVREMMATFVRFATAHSARLQEAADHGDLELGATIAHTLKSSARQLGAMHLAEVCASAELAARGGDVAGFLKWTEEAGTAFIDARAWMEPLAYG from the coding sequence ATGCCGACCACCCTCCCCGCTGACGCCAGGCCCGCCGTCGACGAGATCCGCTCCATCGGAGGGGACGAGCTCGTGCGCGAGATGATGGCGACCTTCGTGCGCTTCGCCACCGCGCATTCGGCGCGGCTGCAGGAGGCCGCCGACCACGGGGACCTCGAGCTGGGGGCGACCATCGCCCACACCCTCAAGTCCAGCGCGCGTCAGCTCGGGGCCATGCATCTCGCCGAGGTCTGCGCCTCGGCCGAGCTCGCGGCGCGCGGCGGGGACGTGGCCGGCTTCCTCAAGTGGACCGAGGAGGCCGGCACGGCCTTCATCGACGCGCGCGCCTGGATGGAGCCGCTCGCCTACGGCTGA
- a CDS encoding fumarylacetoacetate hydrolase family protein: MQRPGKIMCVGRNYREHAKEMGNEVPTTPLVFIKPASSVVASGDAIVLPAGIGRVDFEGEIGLVIGRRLKRATPAECAAAVKGVVAVNDVSARDLQKSDPQWWRAKGQDTFCPIGPLKEGTPDFGALEMITRVNGQVRQRGLSSDMVFPIPDLIAFISASVTLEPGDVVITGTPEGVGPLVAGDVVEVEIVGWSTVTNPVTAEA; this comes from the coding sequence ATGCAGAGACCCGGCAAGATCATGTGCGTGGGGCGGAACTACCGCGAACACGCGAAGGAGATGGGCAACGAGGTCCCGACCACGCCGCTGGTGTTCATCAAGCCGGCGAGCTCGGTCGTCGCCTCGGGTGACGCCATCGTGCTCCCGGCAGGTATCGGGCGTGTGGACTTCGAGGGCGAGATCGGGCTCGTGATCGGCCGTCGGCTCAAGCGCGCGACGCCGGCCGAGTGCGCGGCGGCGGTGAAGGGCGTGGTGGCGGTGAACGACGTGAGCGCGCGCGACCTGCAGAAGAGCGACCCGCAGTGGTGGCGGGCCAAGGGGCAGGACACGTTCTGTCCCATCGGGCCGTTGAAGGAGGGAACGCCGGATTTCGGCGCGCTCGAGATGATCACGCGAGTAAACGGTCAGGTGCGTCAGCGGGGACTCAGTAGTGATATGGTCTTCCCCATCCCCGATCTCATCGCGTTCATCTCGGCATCGGTGACGCTCGAACCGGGCGATGTGGTGATCACGGGGACGCCGGAAGGCGTGGGTCCCCTGGTGGCAGGCGACGTCGTGGAGGTCGAGATCGTGGGGTGGAGCACGGTGACGAACCCGGTGACGGCCGAGGCATGA
- a CDS encoding asparagine synthetase B, producing MRRRFLRALVLAALVAGAARPARAQHLLVPMDDAQANHLKAYGIVFSALADNIRSEWLLNYRGGAFLIPDLPSIRRGAALAGVTFEPADGGAVATIRKEIAEGNMDAVPLEKAPRIAVYTPPDAPPWDDAVTLALAYAGIEYKKIWDDDVLDTDLSQFDWIHLHHEDFTGQQNKLFLGFRDAPWFIQARDRDLATGRKHGLADVPALKKAVADRLRAFVERGGFLFAMCGATETLELAVGAKGVDIAGPFSDGTPMDPDADAKIQWDRTFAVQGAHLEFAAGVNAMSDIDGHQVNVPSRRQPLGTFSLFGFSAKFDPVATMLVQDHRTVIGDYYGVTTSFMRKVLKPGVTVLAHEEGAPWVKYIHGTYGQGSWTYLGGHDPEDPQHNIGAPPTDLALHPNSPGYRLILNNVLFPAAKKKPLKT from the coding sequence ATCCGCCGCCGGTTCCTGCGCGCCCTCGTCCTCGCCGCCCTCGTCGCCGGTGCGGCGCGGCCCGCGCGCGCCCAGCATCTCCTCGTGCCGATGGATGACGCGCAGGCCAATCACCTCAAGGCCTACGGGATCGTCTTCAGCGCGCTCGCGGACAACATCCGCAGCGAGTGGCTGCTCAACTACCGCGGCGGCGCATTCCTCATCCCCGACCTGCCGAGCATCCGGCGCGGTGCGGCGCTCGCCGGCGTCACCTTCGAGCCCGCCGACGGCGGCGCGGTGGCGACCATCCGGAAGGAGATCGCCGAGGGGAACATGGATGCGGTGCCGCTCGAGAAGGCGCCGCGCATCGCCGTCTACACGCCGCCCGACGCGCCACCCTGGGACGACGCGGTCACGCTCGCCCTCGCGTACGCCGGGATCGAGTACAAGAAGATCTGGGACGACGACGTCCTCGACACGGACCTGTCGCAGTTCGACTGGATCCATCTGCATCACGAGGACTTCACCGGCCAGCAGAACAAGCTCTTCCTCGGCTTCCGCGATGCGCCCTGGTTCATCCAGGCGCGCGATCGCGACCTCGCGACGGGGCGCAAGCACGGCCTCGCGGACGTGCCGGCGCTCAAGAAGGCGGTCGCCGACCGGCTGCGCGCCTTCGTCGAGCGCGGCGGCTTCCTCTTCGCGATGTGCGGCGCCACCGAGACGCTCGAGCTCGCCGTCGGCGCCAAGGGCGTGGACATCGCCGGGCCGTTCAGCGACGGCACGCCGATGGACCCGGACGCCGACGCGAAGATCCAGTGGGATCGCACCTTCGCCGTGCAGGGGGCGCACCTCGAGTTCGCCGCCGGCGTGAACGCCATGAGCGACATCGACGGCCACCAGGTGAACGTGCCGTCGCGCCGCCAGCCGCTCGGCACCTTCTCGCTCTTCGGCTTCTCCGCCAAGTTCGATCCCGTCGCGACGATGCTCGTGCAGGACCACCGCACGGTGATCGGCGACTACTACGGCGTGACCACGTCGTTCATGCGGAAGGTGCTCAAGCCCGGCGTCACCGTGCTCGCGCACGAGGAAGGGGCGCCCTGGGTGAAGTACATCCACGGCACCTACGGCCAGGGCTCGTGGACCTACCTCGGCGGCCACGATCCCGAGGATCCGCAGCACAACATCGGCGCGCCGCCGACCGACCTCGCGCTGCATCCCAACTCGCCGGGGTACCGGCTGATCCTCAACAACGTCCTTTTTCCGGCTGCCAAGAAGAAGCCGCTCAAGACGTGA
- a CDS encoding glutamate--tRNA ligase has product MTDATPRLRFAPSPTGYLHVGGARTALFNWLLARRTGGKFLLRIEDTDKARSTDDSTRAIFEGLEWLGLDWDEEVVFQGANLERHRADAERLLADGKAYRCFCTADELATRRAAAEAAGGAFAYDRRCDALPKAEIERRLAAGAPFVVRFRVPAGDTSWDDLVHERISFPNKDIDDFVILRSDGTPIYNLAVVSDDIAMRVTLVMRGDDHISNTPKQIMLYEALGAALPRFAHLPMIHGTDGKKLSKRHGATAVGDYQHLGILAPAMVNFLALLGWSPGGDFEEVMTLDQLIHAFKEEGLLRKASVFDTKKLEWMNGQHLAKMPIAEVESLVAPLFEKAGLATVADLAARRDWFHHLLELLRVRARLIDEIVAQAGPYFAETVTYDAEAVAKQWKDPVATLALMTAMRETLEAHAGWDPVALEEAMRTLAEAKGVGAGKLLQPLRIALVGVAASPGIFDVMLVLGRERTIARIARAEATLREMAPSA; this is encoded by the coding sequence ATGACCGACGCCACCCCGCGCCTCCGCTTCGCCCCCTCCCCCACCGGCTATCTCCACGTCGGCGGCGCGCGCACCGCGCTCTTCAACTGGCTCCTCGCGCGGCGCACCGGCGGGAAGTTCCTCCTCCGCATCGAGGACACCGACAAGGCGCGCTCCACCGACGACTCGACCCGCGCGATCTTCGAGGGGCTCGAGTGGCTCGGCCTCGACTGGGACGAGGAGGTCGTCTTCCAGGGCGCGAACCTCGAGCGCCACCGCGCCGACGCCGAGCGCCTGCTCGCCGACGGGAAGGCGTACCGCTGCTTCTGCACCGCCGACGAGCTCGCCACGCGCCGCGCGGCGGCCGAGGCGGCGGGGGGCGCCTTCGCCTACGACCGCCGCTGCGACGCCCTCCCCAAGGCCGAGATCGAGCGGCGCCTCGCCGCGGGCGCGCCGTTCGTCGTCCGCTTCCGCGTCCCCGCCGGCGACACCTCGTGGGACGACCTCGTCCACGAGCGCATCAGCTTCCCGAACAAGGACATCGACGACTTCGTCATCCTGCGCTCGGACGGCACGCCGATCTATAACCTCGCGGTGGTCTCGGACGACATCGCGATGCGCGTCACGCTCGTGATGCGCGGCGACGACCACATCTCCAACACGCCGAAGCAGATCATGCTGTACGAGGCGCTGGGCGCCGCGCTCCCGCGCTTCGCCCACCTCCCGATGATCCACGGCACCGACGGGAAGAAGCTCTCCAAGCGGCACGGCGCCACCGCCGTGGGCGACTACCAGCACCTCGGCATCCTCGCCCCCGCGATGGTCAACTTCCTCGCGCTCCTCGGCTGGTCGCCGGGCGGCGACTTCGAGGAGGTGATGACGCTCGACCAGCTCATCCATGCGTTCAAGGAGGAGGGGCTGCTCCGCAAGGCGAGCGTCTTCGACACGAAGAAGCTCGAGTGGATGAACGGGCAGCACCTCGCGAAGATGCCGATCGCCGAGGTGGAGTCGCTCGTCGCGCCGCTGTTCGAGAAGGCGGGGCTCGCGACGGTCGCCGACCTCGCCGCGCGGCGCGACTGGTTCCATCACCTGCTGGAGCTCCTGCGCGTGCGCGCGCGCCTCATCGACGAGATCGTCGCGCAGGCCGGTCCGTACTTCGCCGAGACGGTCACGTACGACGCCGAGGCGGTCGCGAAGCAGTGGAAGGATCCGGTGGCCACGCTCGCGCTCATGACGGCGATGCGCGAGACCCTCGAGGCGCACGCGGGCTGGGACCCGGTCGCGCTCGAGGAGGCGATGCGGACGCTCGCCGAGGCGAAGGGCGTGGGCGCGGGGAAGCTGCTGCAGCCGCTGCGCATCGCGCTCGTGGGCGTCGCGGCCTCGCCGGGCATCTTCGACGTGATGCTCGTGCTGGGCCGCGAGCGGACCATCGCGCGCATCGCCCGCGCCGAGGCGACGCTGCGGGAGATGGCGCCGAGCGCGTGA